In the Leptotrichia sp. oral taxon 847 genome, one interval contains:
- a CDS encoding phosphoribosylformylglycinamidine synthase, with the protein MNYRIFVEKKEDFRVEAQNLFSDLKENIGLSGLSDVRVLNIYDIFNLSENDLQKLEKTVFSEVNVDNVYKSLEESLAAYKNENLKKVYFSVEFLPGQYDQRADSAIQCANLLIDEDNDINVKSGKLIILYGDISSEELNKIKKYYINDVEAREKNLNILSENVESANRDKVIVYDGFVEKTEDEIVKMRNDLELAMTSKDLLFIQEYFKNEEKRNPTETEIRVLDTYWSDHCRHTTFETIIDDIKVENEVYKNLFEKAINEYVESRKYVYEEREAKRPMTLMDLATVFGKEQRKNGSLPDLEVSDEINACSIYIDVPVERTDESGKIKVTKEKWILQFKNETHNHPTEIEPFGGAATCIGGAIRDPLSGRTYVYQAVRISGASDPTEKIEDTIKGKLPQKVITKTAAHGFSSYGNQIGLATTHVNEIYDKGYKAKRMELGLVVGAAPAENIIREKPEAGDIVVLLGGRTGRDGIGGATGSSKEHTTESSEKSSAEVQKGNAVTERKIQRLFRNKNVTTLIKKCNDFGAGGVSVAIGELADGLVIDLNEIRVKYIGLTGTELAISESQERMAVVIKKEDLDKFVKYATKENLEAYKVAEINDSNRLVMTYNGETIVDISRDFLNTNGASSNINIEIENSDKLVLDRKIAGDTFKEKFVNNLKDLNVASQRGLVETFDSTIGASTVLMPFGGKYQLTPSEVSVQKVSVMNAETDVASMVGYGYNPYIAKQIPFHGGAYAVIESLAKVVAAGGNYKNVRFTFQEYFERLGNNPKKWGKPLSALLGALHVQKEFKLPSIGGKDSMSGTFNDISVPPTLVSFALSVVSAKNVISSEFKKAENYIYLITTKFTENDLPDFKELKENFDFIEENIKNKNIVSAMAVKNGGIAESIAKMTFGNKLGVNVNFAENAENEWFKVNYGAFIVETSEKIDYKNATLLGKVTKQAKIVINNDTVMDLDELIAEWEKPLEKVFPTKKEVEKSHKIAHYKNLIYEKSKLIEHENVISNITNTYAKPRIFIPVFPGTNSEYDLERAFNKEGGLAKIGVFNNLTRSNILNSIDTFVKEINNSQILMLPGGFSAGDEPDGSAKFMVAVLKNKKVREAVENLLKRDGLILGICNGFQALIKSGLLPYGEIRELNETSPTLTYNAIDKHMSKIVQTKIITNNSPWLSEMKEGDIHSVAISHGEGRVVITEEEYRKLFENNQIATKYVDLEGNSTMDSQFNPNGSYYAIEGMLAYNGRIFGKMGHSERKGKNVYKNIYGNKEQNIFRNGVRFFK; encoded by the coding sequence ATGAATTACAGGATCTTTGTGGAAAAAAAAGAAGATTTTAGGGTGGAGGCACAAAATTTATTTAGTGATTTGAAAGAAAATATCGGGCTTTCGGGACTTTCGGACGTAAGAGTTTTGAACATTTATGACATTTTTAATTTGAGTGAAAATGATCTACAAAAGTTGGAAAAGACTGTGTTTTCGGAAGTAAATGTGGACAATGTCTACAAGTCATTGGAAGAGAGTCTGGCAGCATACAAAAATGAAAATTTAAAAAAAGTGTATTTTTCTGTTGAATTTTTGCCGGGACAATACGATCAAAGAGCAGATTCTGCAATTCAATGCGCAAATTTACTTATTGACGAAGATAACGACATCAATGTAAAAAGTGGGAAATTAATAATTTTATACGGTGATATTTCTTCGGAAGAATTGAATAAAATAAAAAAATATTATATAAATGATGTGGAAGCAAGAGAAAAAAACTTAAATATTTTATCTGAAAATGTTGAATCAGCTAATAGAGATAAAGTCATTGTTTATGATGGCTTTGTTGAAAAAACTGAAGATGAAATTGTAAAAATGAGAAATGACTTGGAACTAGCTATGACATCTAAGGATTTGTTGTTTATTCAGGAATATTTTAAAAATGAGGAAAAAAGAAATCCGACTGAAACTGAGATTAGAGTGCTTGACACTTACTGGTCGGACCATTGTAGACATACAACTTTTGAGACAATTATTGATGATATAAAAGTAGAAAATGAAGTTTATAAAAATTTATTTGAAAAAGCGATAAATGAATATGTTGAGAGTAGAAAATATGTTTATGAAGAAAGAGAAGCAAAAAGACCAATGACTTTGATGGATTTAGCGACTGTTTTTGGAAAAGAGCAGAGAAAAAATGGGTCACTTCCAGATTTAGAAGTTTCTGATGAAATTAATGCTTGTTCGATTTACATTGATGTACCCGTGGAAAGAACTGATGAAAGCGGAAAAATTAAAGTAACCAAAGAAAAATGGATTTTGCAGTTTAAAAATGAAACTCATAACCATCCGACAGAAATTGAACCATTTGGAGGAGCTGCAACTTGTATTGGGGGAGCAATTCGTGATCCATTATCAGGAAGAACTTATGTTTATCAAGCTGTCAGAATAAGTGGAGCTTCTGATCCAACTGAAAAAATTGAAGATACAATTAAAGGAAAATTACCTCAAAAAGTTATTACAAAAACCGCAGCACATGGATTTTCTTCATATGGAAATCAAATTGGACTTGCGACAACTCACGTAAATGAGATTTATGACAAAGGTTATAAAGCAAAAAGAATGGAATTAGGACTTGTTGTAGGAGCTGCACCAGCTGAAAACATCATCCGTGAAAAACCTGAAGCGGGAGATATCGTGGTGCTTTTAGGTGGAAGAACGGGAAGAGACGGAATTGGAGGAGCTACTGGTTCATCTAAAGAACATACTACAGAATCATCAGAAAAATCAAGTGCTGAAGTTCAAAAAGGAAATGCAGTAACTGAAAGAAAAATCCAAAGATTATTTAGAAATAAAAATGTTACGACATTGATTAAAAAATGTAATGACTTTGGAGCTGGAGGGGTTTCAGTTGCGATAGGAGAACTTGCTGACGGATTGGTAATTGACTTGAATGAAATTAGAGTTAAATATATTGGTCTTACTGGAACTGAATTGGCGATTTCTGAATCACAGGAAAGAATGGCTGTTGTAATTAAAAAAGAAGATTTGGATAAATTTGTGAAGTATGCAACCAAAGAAAACTTGGAGGCTTACAAAGTTGCTGAAATCAATGATTCTAACAGATTGGTTATGACTTACAATGGAGAAACAATTGTTGATATTTCAAGAGATTTCTTGAATACAAATGGAGCGTCTTCAAATATCAATATTGAAATTGAAAATTCTGATAAATTGGTGTTGGATAGAAAAATTGCTGGAGATACATTTAAAGAAAAATTTGTTAATAATTTGAAGGACTTAAATGTAGCTTCTCAAAGAGGATTAGTTGAAACATTTGATTCAACAATTGGGGCAAGTACAGTATTAATGCCATTTGGTGGGAAATATCAATTGACCCCGTCTGAAGTTTCTGTGCAAAAGGTTTCGGTAATGAACGCTGAAACAGATGTTGCATCAATGGTTGGATATGGCTATAATCCTTATATTGCAAAACAAATTCCATTCCATGGAGGAGCTTACGCAGTAATTGAATCTTTAGCTAAAGTTGTGGCTGCCGGAGGAAATTACAAAAATGTAAGATTCACATTTCAGGAATATTTTGAGAGATTGGGAAACAATCCTAAAAAATGGGGTAAACCTCTATCTGCATTACTAGGAGCACTTCATGTTCAAAAAGAATTTAAACTACCTTCAATTGGAGGAAAAGATTCGATGAGTGGAACATTTAACGATATTTCGGTGCCACCCACATTGGTATCATTTGCGTTAAGCGTTGTAAGTGCCAAAAATGTGATTTCGAGCGAATTTAAAAAAGCTGAAAATTATATTTACTTGATTACAACTAAATTTACTGAAAATGATTTACCGGATTTTAAAGAATTGAAAGAAAATTTTGATTTTATTGAAGAAAATATAAAAAACAAAAATATTGTTTCAGCAATGGCAGTAAAGAATGGTGGAATTGCTGAAAGTATAGCAAAAATGACATTTGGTAACAAGTTAGGTGTGAATGTAAATTTTGCTGAAAATGCGGAAAATGAATGGTTTAAAGTTAATTACGGAGCATTTATAGTTGAAACTTCTGAAAAAATTGACTATAAAAATGCAACATTGTTAGGAAAAGTTACTAAACAAGCAAAAATTGTTATAAATAATGATACAGTAATGGATTTGGACGAATTGATTGCTGAATGGGAAAAACCTCTTGAAAAAGTGTTTCCAACCAAAAAGGAAGTGGAAAAAAGTCATAAAATTGCACATTACAAAAATTTGATTTATGAAAAATCAAAATTAATTGAACACGAAAATGTAATTAGCAACATAACAAACACTTACGCAAAACCTAGAATATTTATCCCAGTATTTCCAGGAACAAATTCAGAATACGATTTAGAAAGAGCCTTTAACAAAGAGGGAGGACTTGCAAAAATTGGAGTTTTTAACAATTTGACACGTAGTAATATTTTAAATTCGATTGATACTTTTGTCAAAGAAATCAATAACTCACAAATATTGATGTTACCAGGAGGATTTAGTGCGGGAGATGAGCCAGATGGTTCAGCTAAATTTATGGTTGCAGTGTTAAAAAATAAAAAAGTCAGAGAAGCTGTGGAAAACCTATTGAAACGAGATGGGTTAATCTTAGGAATCTGTAACGGTTTTCAGGCCTTGATAAAATCAGGGTTACTACCTTATGGAGAAATTCGTGAATTAAATGAAACTTCGCCAACATTAACTTATAATGCAATCGACAAGCATATGTCAAAAATTGTGCAAACAAAAATTATCACAAATAATTCACCTTGGCTTTCTGAAATGAAAGAAGGAGACATTCACTCGGTCGCAATTTCTCACGGTGAAGGAAGAGTTGTCATCACGGAAGAAGAATACAGAAAGTTATTCGAAAATAACCAAATTGCTACAAAATATGTTGACTTAGAAGGAAATTCAACAATGGATTCACAGTTTAATCCAAACGGCTCGTATTATGCAATCGAAGGGATGCTGGCCTATAATGGTAGAATCTTCGGTAAAATGGGACATTCTGAAAGAAAAGGTAAAAATGTTTACAAAAATATTTATGGAAATAAAGAACAAAATATTTTTAGAAATGGTGTGAGATTTTTTAAGTAA
- a CDS encoding IS110 family transposase, with product MFFLGIDIAKLNHVASLVSDNGNIVFSNFMFKNSLEGFLSLIDKVKSIPKDDIVIALEFTGHYSDNFVNFFFNRKFNVTLVNPANVANFRKSYGRDSKNDRIDSINIAKMLLSREYSLVTQSDIEYLSLKKLNRIRDSLVKQKSKCKILLTRNLDSIFPELHLLPSGIHSKAVYTLLKKYPSSEEIAALGIDVLTNILKTNSRGHFCEKTAYIIKSQARSSVGFEDISLSFHISQLISSIELLEEQIRNTEKQINAIIEKLKPVILSIPGISNVACACILGEIGNISRFRSPSKLLAFAGLDPKVRQSGQFRALSCRMSKRGSKYLRYSLIYTAWNAVRNNEVFSNYYALKRSQGKNHYKALGHVAHKLVRVIYKLMKDNIPFNAEQLI from the coding sequence ATGTTTTTTTTAGGCATTGATATCGCCAAGCTCAACCACGTTGCTTCACTTGTTTCTGACAATGGAAATATCGTTTTTTCTAATTTTATGTTCAAAAACAGTCTTGAGGGCTTTCTTTCCTTAATTGATAAAGTAAAGTCCATCCCCAAAGACGACATTGTTATTGCTCTTGAATTTACTGGACACTATTCTGACAATTTTGTTAATTTCTTCTTTAACAGAAAGTTTAATGTCACTCTGGTCAATCCTGCAAATGTCGCCAACTTTAGAAAATCTTATGGCAGGGATTCCAAAAACGACAGGATTGATTCCATCAATATCGCTAAAATGCTGCTTTCCCGTGAATACTCTCTCGTTACACAGAGCGATATTGAGTATCTTTCATTGAAAAAACTCAACAGAATCAGAGATTCCCTTGTCAAGCAGAAAAGTAAATGCAAAATTTTGCTGACCAGAAATCTCGATTCCATATTCCCTGAGCTTCACCTGCTGCCTTCAGGCATCCACTCTAAAGCTGTCTATACCCTTTTGAAGAAATATCCTTCTTCAGAAGAAATAGCCGCCTTAGGAATTGATGTTTTAACAAATATTTTAAAAACTAATTCCAGGGGGCATTTCTGTGAAAAGACTGCCTATATTATCAAAAGTCAGGCTAGATCTTCTGTCGGTTTTGAGGACATTTCCTTAAGTTTTCATATTTCACAGCTGATTTCCTCTATTGAGCTGCTGGAAGAGCAGATAAGAAATACTGAAAAGCAGATCAATGCCATCATTGAAAAGCTTAAACCTGTTATCCTGTCTATTCCTGGCATAAGCAATGTTGCCTGTGCCTGCATTCTGGGAGAAATCGGAAATATATCAAGATTCCGTTCCCCTTCAAAGCTATTAGCATTTGCAGGCTTAGATCCTAAAGTCAGACAGTCAGGGCAGTTCAGAGCCTTATCATGCCGAATGTCAAAACGTGGCTCAAAATATTTACGATATTCCCTAATCTACACTGCCTGGAATGCTGTCCGAAACAATGAAGTTTTCAGTAATTACTATGCTCTTAAACGTTCACAGGGGAAAAATCATTACAAGGCACTGGGTCATGTTGCCCATAAGCTCGTAAGAGTTATTTACAAACTTATGAAAGATAATATTCCATTTAATGCTGAGCAGCTTATTTAA
- a CDS encoding Imm49 family immunity protein translates to MKNILAGEKKYEKGISLISSFLGKEENFDKDELEYIENKKGNQFACMQILSNYYNKFSSINLLIEKNIEKHRLNCHIGGKLRILSTSRSSMLVTHPTQMFEMFMSNNPDFITFFKNNIDMIMPDDYDSKKNKYGYLKNDYGTFFLIRVILHAIRGDFEEVKKRCTAYLEKPLKDSYYKYGELHYEFLSALADKDIDGMKKAIDGMMEQKVARKFSNDNNPNYEFYLHVYVIIYAKIALYHGIDLEIDNEVAPKELIDITPLEKYEDPYDFMKDFDLATVTPKEWQEWKNSWNLNL, encoded by the coding sequence ATGAAGAACATATTAGCAGGAGAGAAAAAATACGAAAAAGGAATTAGTTTAATTTCAAGTTTTTTAGGAAAAGAAGAAAATTTTGATAAAGATGAATTGGAGTATATAGAAAATAAAAAAGGGAATCAATTTGCTTGTATGCAAATTTTATCTAATTATTATAATAAATTCTCTTCAATAAATTTATTAATAGAAAAAAATATTGAAAAACATAGGTTAAATTGTCATATAGGTGGAAAATTGAGAATACTATCAACCAGTAGATCAAGTATGCTTGTTACTCACCCAACTCAAATGTTTGAAATGTTTATGTCTAATAATCCGGATTTTATAACATTTTTCAAAAATAATATTGATATGATAATGCCTGATGATTATGATAGTAAAAAAAATAAATATGGTTATTTAAAAAATGATTATGGAACATTTTTCTTAATTCGTGTAATTCTTCATGCAATAAGAGGAGATTTTGAAGAAGTCAAAAAAAGATGTACTGCATATTTGGAAAAGCCACTGAAAGATAGTTATTATAAATATGGAGAACTGCACTATGAATTTTTAAGTGCTTTGGCAGATAAAGATATTGATGGAATGAAAAAAGCGATAGACGGAATGATGGAACAGAAAGTGGCAAGAAAATTTTCAAATGATAACAATCCAAACTATGAATTTTACTTGCATGTATATGTCATAATATACGCCAAAATAGCATTATATCATGGAATAGACTTGGAAATTGACAATGAAGTAGCACCAAAAGAATTAATAGACATAACTCCGCTTGAAAAATATGAAGATCCGTATGATTTTATGAAAGATTTTGATTTGGCAACAGTAACACCGAAGGAATGGCAGGAATGGAAAAATAGCTGGAATTTAAATTTATAA